Proteins from a single region of Megachile rotundata isolate GNS110a chromosome 7, iyMegRotu1, whole genome shotgun sequence:
- the LOC100879320 gene encoding uncharacterized protein LOC100879320 isoform X3 — protein MTLIDVIEKFFAINATIQERLSKITDCEQSKHCGDLLEQLKFLIEETRGQRFVVNINVPSQANSQVSNGSPILSSSIRKRRHSNSDRERCKRTKVMANTSQQTDSITSHANNYNSIEATPLESLPGHIGTSDQFKCTINVEEKNRHNSVGDNGNEGCNNHQNNSNSDRHSNNNHGINQETQNFEDAVTDNRCKLNDAKDSFVFEKCTAATSTEELLSYSCVEVQTTPYDTPESESETNDEPIENLSLLTKELLNRTELQERIAENINKAILPTDASSKEEHLNDAPMNSEANTSIVSELNNAIKSIVEATESDPVFEKFLDEMIGSQIETDTSPDEEMESNRQKPKLTTNELEEKHVEICWTNNGSVESVTSDIKLSDETDARTTEVPLKHRLRSSSRQHNARIEEDQRDQGKEDNALEDQNAAAVLSIINANITNKCTTMYDEKSTDNRKEVRSASVDTDEKKTVEIGSLSEKSSRFEVCPEESREGEKEKSTKVESRRGAQDYKTVATIGNNDTAESKAKKLSVKKGKPVKSKEETMNSANSNKSEHLDITTVPTLIMCSKEEISNIMCTSMAYPAARSITSGRNSRFVPIVPKGPTNKIGKEDVVETLYLKTVNVARKVPASTLSTSLTTLAPITPFTPFAPFTSFAPFTPLTSLTSLTQRGTQQVVDKQDKTATNETKGTPTRTVSNVVGSSVTSSAVLGNDDANKIVIGESITLYSNENSAKTLLDSSNMPTINIEDNVSLSGSGLSPYIKFNCSKNNENQSLSDIDLTPVVQTSEKVVASVKNDIIIGQQPSARNSVGERGIINKRTPRSLLKSRTKNYRLSLSTPRRRNNHIRVLDFNTPTKVASASAATATITATGAIDGTISDNENASKQLKAVRRTCLFKSPPFSDCAMAMHDTAICPLKASQPSYKVSEATTKHSLSKVTNVWEKSEESGALTDDVRTRETDASISSEPELKSTKATKNTWDADLRKCLRATSAENDRRGTSVSSKVGQTAEYAKRDKSLASKKEKWKSRVSSKGKIGRNTSRKEAVIDSKKKQTVEEEERKITKLSMEEIRNNVALLTDENLSITPVDRTDTIDVDVDTDDTKTNDLSARDKLFNLQKGKSDSTAIRTTANSTAAIETITATTRTRTTTTTTTMTTSTTITTTTRAVDDSKIEKREAKKYVQLTTLKTNLNRCNAENNVTSMDDARFLELTKTCTDVSRQLLEIPNLIELETPRKLENYDVPPTPRLLSPSSSTTPFVKMNEDSNKIRNIINTPEFPTTPCIALTPKHLEETMTDDPKKETFDRCSPYYKPTFEENEHSEKLSKPKLTKGSQKSPQCVKPRDLVVALGTQFPPKLEITQFEVIKENLPKEQAIRELKISANSRDSISTTASIHRTKCKKADHRLKNEVSECTDKTERIQADERSTKITGNEKYLLNGEESNDSDASSSSSSSSSSSSSSSSSSSSSSSSSSSSASSSPSSLSPSSGFPNSRVTNTSEKSSSNKKYKNISKEISTKTSHDSSTRKIIGMRVKETTNTEYSVTSGNTSTKLTIRSTNVSHVNPTEEATIVSRKCESSPLKVFPVMASENEGTEELGESRNDAKETPAKNEILINEADISETPSSSKAGVENLTNLSSKISAFIDSESQKKDSYIGNSTTINYKRKTKVVNAQRIVKSAKSVKQFSSLQKQQKQQRQKCLGIDEKLIVQLEAKRQRMIAKFRELPNSSLTGRTTTRRKRIIRRGQNNINVKRKNDRNACIRKTDDPFNDSKRKKKRKKKKIEGFDTENNNHNDIDAAVHNQNNNNNVRSCSDDDTRDAGGTSVRHSNVVEFKGSADRKEDDDRIATQRDDAKKAIHTTAENDNNDIEEKKKVAIHNERSNSSLTDNKDARKLEATEKFDNFVGINTEENYTRILKERNLDRKILSSKTNDETISRNNGVVAIKNEKTRNEANAYQAMEYPNRSGKTNAVSKSKVDQVKRDLFSDEENDRETKFSLNQNESRNESDLSNTKDLSHVLQCLQLVPACKTDHPDKLEPKEHEGNRKTDFNVALPNSVEYHFLYDDGASLKKRRRRYSAHEFQINIVLNDQNNDECVKVWTATDYEEIFNIPPKSKKKLPSRKSPFRNENHREIFDRTSVDASTVTSIRAKPLATSSPIDKPLFSKTNNLAATVTSIITATATAITTITGTVTTTTTTTATAIATTTIITDTDITAGTCTITERDKIIQRENDKRAKIEKTPEIIKDVPIVKHQKSMFTDSKESKQIEKRQHLTDPQTLLNNLDLDKFLTSVHGPA, from the exons ATGACACTGATCGACGTTATCGAAAAGTTTTTTGCTATTAACGCGACAA TCCAAGAACGGCTAAGCAAAATTACAGATTGCGAACAATCAAAACATTGTGGAGATTTACTGGAACAATTGAAGTTTCTTATAGAAGAAACTCGTGGGCAACGTTTCGTCGTTAATATAAATGTTCCTTCACAG GCTAACTCTCAAGTATCAAATGGCTCCCCTATACTATCTAGCAGTATTCGTAAAAGACGCCACAGTAACAGTGATCGCGAACGATGCAAGCGCACGAAAGTAATGGCAAATACATCTCAGCAGACTGATTCTATCACTAGTCACG cAAACAATTATAACAGCATCGAGGCAACACCGTTAGAAAGTTTACCTGGTCACATAGGCACGAGTGATCAATTTAAATGTACCATTAACGTTGAAGAGAAAAATCGTCATAACTCTGTAGGAGACAATGGAAATGAAGGCTGCAATAACCACCAAAATAATAGCAATAGCGACAGGCATAGTAACAATAATCATG gCATTAATCAAGAAACGCAAAACTTCGAAGACGCCGTAACAGATAACAGATGCAAATTAAACGATGCAAAAGATTCGTTCGTGTTTGAAAAATGTACTGCGGCTACAAGTACGGAAGAGTTACTGAGTTATTCGTGTGTAGAAGTTCAAACTACTCCATACGATACACCGGAATCCGAATCAGAAACTAACGACGAACCAATTGAAAATCTTAGT TTACTGACGAAAGAGCTATTGAATCGTACCGAGTTACAAGAACGAATTGCTGAGAACATCAACAAAGCGATACTTCCAACGGACGCATCATCGAAAGAAGAGCATTTAAACGATGCGCCAATGAACAGCGAAGCGAACACTTCTATCGTATCGGAGCTAAATAACGCAATTAAGTCAATAGTGGAGGCAACGGAGTCCGATCCCGTATTCGAAAAATTTCTCGACGAAATGATCGGATCGCAAATAGAAACGGACACGAGTCCTGACGAAGAGATGGAATCCAATAGACAGAAACCGAAATTAACCACGAATGAATTGGAAGAGAAACATGTTGAAATTTGTTGGACGAATAACGGGTCAGTAGAATCTGTAACGTCGGATATAAAATTATCCGACGAGACAGATGCACGTACGACGGAAGTACCGTTAAAGCACAGACTACGTAGTTCGTCCAGGCAACATAATGCTCGGATCGAAGAAGATCAACGGGATCAAGGGAAAGAAGATAACGCGTTGGAAGATCAGAATGCTGCCGCGGTATTGAGTATAATAAAcgcaaatattacaaataaatgtaCAACGATGTATGACGAGAAAAGCACAGATAACAGGAAAGAAGTTCGTAGCGCATCCGTGGATACGGACGAAAAGAAGACCGTCGAGATCGGAAGTTTGTCCGAAAAATCGTCGAGGTTTGAAGTTTGTCCCGAGGAAAGTAGagaaggagaaaaagaaaaatcgacGAAAGTCGAGAGCCGGCGTGGTGCTCAAGATTACAAGACTGTAGCGACAATCGGAAATAACGATACGGCCGAGTCAAAGGCGAAAAAATTATCGGTAAAGAAAGGCAAGCCAGTAAAATCTAAGGAGGAAACGATGAACAGCGCGAACAGCAATAAATCCGAGCATCTAGATATAACAACGGTGCCGACGTTAATAATGTGTTCAAAAGAAGAAATAAGCAATATAATGTGTACAAGTATGGCGTATCCAGCTGCGCGTTCCATAACGTCCGGCAGAAATTCGCGATTCGTACCAATCGTTCCAAAAGGTCCAACAAATAAAATCGGCAAAGAAGATGTTGTGGAAACGCTGTATTTAAAAACCGTAAACGTTGCTCGAAAAGTACCTGCATCAACGTTGTCGACATCGTTGACAACATTGGCTCCGATAACACCGTTCACACCTTTCGCTCCATTCACATCGTTCGCACCGTTCACACCACTGACATCGTTAACATCGTTGACGCAACGTGGAACGCAACAAGTAGTCGATAAACAAGATAAAACAGCAACCAACGAAACAAAAGGTACGCCGACTCGGACCGTTAGCAACGTGGTGGGTAGTTCGGTCACGAGTTCGGCCGTTTTGGGCAACGATGAcgctaataaaatagtaatcggAGAATCGATCACCCTCTACAGCAACGAAAATAGCGCGAAAACGTTACTGGATAGTTCGAATATGCCTACGATAAACATAGAGGATAACGTTAGTTTGTCAGGCTCTGGACTATCGCcatacataaaatttaattgtagCAAGAACAACGAAAACCAAAGTTTATCAGACATCGACTTGACACCCGTTGTACAAACTAGCGAAAAAGTCGTAGCTTCGGTAAAAAACGATATCATTATCGGGCAACAACCTTCAGCGCGCAACAGTGTTGGCGAACGCGGCATCATTAACAAACGCACTCCGAGGTCCTTGTTGAAAAGCAGAACAAAAAATTATAGACTTAGTTTATCTACGCCTAGACGGAGAAATAATCATATAAGAGTTCTTGATTTTAATACACCGACAAAGGTAGCGTCTGCATCGGCGGCAACAGCTACGATCACAGCTACCGGTGCCATCGATGGTACAATTAGCGACAACGAAAATGCCTCGAAACAGCTTAAAGCCGTGCGTAGGACTTGTCTGTTCAAATCTCCGCCGTTTTCCGATTGCGCGATGGCGATGCACGATACCGCAATATGTCCGTTAAAAGCAAGTCAGCCTTCGTATAAAGTAAGCGAAGCTACGACGAAACATTCTCTGTCGAAGGTTACAAACGTTTGGGAAAAATCTGAGGAAAGCGGAGCTTTAACCGACGATGTTCGTACACGCGAGACCGATGCGAGCATTTCCTCCGAACCCGAATTAAAATCAACGAAAGCCACGAAGAATACATGGGACGCGGACTTGCGAAAATGTTTACGAGCAACGAGCGCGGAGAACGATCGTCGGGGAACAAGCGTATCGTCCAAGGTTGGACAAACGGCAGAATACGCGAAACGAGATAAGAGCCTGGCTTCAAAGAAGGAAAAATGGAAATCGCGAGTATCATCGAAAGGGAAAATTGGTAGAAACACCTCAAGAAAAGAGGCAGTCATCGATTCGAAGAAAAAACAAACGGTCGAAGAAGAAGAgcgaaaaataacaaaactatcGATGGAAGAAATACGAAATAACGTTGCGTTGTTAACGGATGAAAATTTGTCGATTACGCCCGTTGATCGGACCGATACGATTGACGTTGATGTTGACACCGATGATACGAAAACGAACGATCTTTCCGCACGGGATAAGTTATTTAACTTGCAAAAGGGTAAATCCGATTCAACGGCGATAAGAACAACGGCCAACAGTACGGCTGCAATAGAAAcgataacagcaacaacaaGAACAAGAacaacaacgacgacgacgactatGACGACTTCGACGACAATAACGACAACGACAAGAGCAGTCGATGattcgaaaattgaaaagaGAGAAGCAAAAAAGTATGTTCAGTTGACAACGTTAAAAACGAATCTGAATAGATGTAACGCGGAAAATAACGTAACGTCGATGGATGATGCACGATTCTTGGAATTGACAAAAACATGCACAGACGTTTCCCGACAATTATTAGAAATACCTAATTTGATCGAACTGGAAACTCcaaggaaattagagaattatgaTGTTCCACCAACGCCTAGATTACTTAGCCCTAGCAGCAGTACAACTCCGTTCGTTAAAATGAACGAAGACTCGAACAAAATACGTAATATTATAAACACTCCGGAATTTCCAACAACACCTTGTATAGCTTTAACTCCGAAACACTTGGAAGAAACGATGACCGATGACCCGAAGAAAGAAACTTTCGATCGCTGTTCACCCTATTACAAACCCACTTTCGAAGAAAACGAACATTCAGAAAAATTATCGAAACCAAAATTGACGAAAGGTTCGCAAAAGTCTCCGCAGTGCGTGAAACCTCGTGATCTCGTTGTCGCGCTCGGAACGCAGTTTCCCCCGAAATTAGAAATAACGCAGTTCGAAGTGATCAAAGAAAATTTACCTAAAGAACAAGCGATCAGAGAGCTTAAAATATCAGCCAATTCTCGAGATTCGATTTCAACGACAGCGTCAATTCATCGGACAAAATGTAAGAAAGCCGATCATCGCTTAAAAAACGAAGTTTCGGAGTGTACAGATAAAACAGAACGTATCCAAGCGGACGAGCGTTCCACGAAAATAACCGGCAACGAAAAATATTTGCTCAATGGCGAAGAATCGAACGACAGCGATGCTTCGTCCTCGTCCTCTTCTTCCTCATCCTCGTCATcttcgtcgtcatcgtcgtcttcctcgtcgtcgtcgtcgtcgtcttcgTCAGCGTCGTCATCACCGTCGTCGTTATCACCCTCGTCCGGTTTCCCGAATTCCAGGGTAACGAACACCTCGGAGAAATCATCGtcgaacaaaaaatataaaaacatttcgAAAGAAATTTCCACCAAAACGAGTCACGACAGTTCGACGCGCAAAATCATCGGTATGCGCGTGAAAGAAACTACGAATACGGAATATTCGGTAACTTCAGGAAATACTTCAACGAAATTAACGATCAGATCAACGAACGTGTCGCACGTTAATCCTACCGAGGAAGCAACCATCGTTTCGAGAAAATGCGAATCTTCGCCGTTAAAAGTGTTTCCAGTAATGGCAAGCGAAAACGAAGGAACGGAAGAGCTGGGGGAATCGCGAAACGACGCGAAAGAAACTCCAGCCAAAAATGAGATTTTAATCAACGAAGCGGATATTTCCGAGACTCCTAGCAGTTCTAAGGCTGGCGTAGAAAACTTGACTAATTTGTCCTCGAAAATATCCGCGTTCATTGATTCGGAGAGTCAGAAGAAAGATTCCTACATAGGAAATTCTACGACGATAAACTACAAGCGAAAGACAAAAGTAGTAAACGCGCAGCGAATCGTTAAATCCGCAAAATCGGTCAAACAATTTTCTTCGTTACAAAAACAACAAAAACAGCAACGACAAAAGTGTCTGGGCATAGACGAGAAATTAATTGTTCAATTAGAAGCGAAGCGTCAACGTATGATCGCAAAGTTTCgagaacttccaaattctagTCTTACCGGTAGAACAACGACTCGACGGAAACGGATTATTCGTAGGGGTCAAAATAACATTAACGTAAAACGAAAAAACGATCGAAACGCGTGTATCCGAAAAACCGATGATCCGTTTAATGATAGTaaacgaaagaagaaaaggaaaaagaagaagatcGAGGGGTTCGATACCGAGAACAATAACCATAACGATATCGATGCCGCTGTTCACAACcaaaacaacaacaacaacgttAGGAGCTGCAGCGACGACGATACTCGCGATGCCGGTGGTACGAGCGTAAGACATTCGAACGTAGTAGAATTTAAAGGGAGCGCTGATCGAAAAGAAGACGACGATCGGATCGCGACTCAACGAGATGACGCGAAAAAAGCTATCCATACAACTGCAGAGAATGATAACAACGACATTgaggaaaagaaaaaagttgccatTCATAATGAACGATCGAACAGTTCATTAACGGATAATAAAGATGCTAGGAAATTGGAAGCGAcggaaaaatttgataattttgtcgGCATCAATACCGAAGAGAATTATACGCGAATCCTGAAAGAACGTAATCTTGATCGTAAAATCTTGTCGAGTAAGACGAACGATGAAACGATTTCGAGAAATAACGGCGTTGTTGCGATAAAAAACGAGAAAACTCGTAACGAAGCAAATGCATATCAAGCAATGGAATATCCGAATCGTAGTGGTAAAACGAATGCCGTATCTAAGTCGAAAGTCGATCAGGTAAAACGAGATTTATTTAGCGACGAAGAGAACGATCGCGAAACGAAGTTCTCGCTTAACCAGAACGAGTCTAGGAACGAGTCCGATCTATCGAATACTAAAGATTTATCGCATGTTCTTCAATGTTTGCAACTTGTTCCTGCATGCAAAACCGATCACCCGGACAAACTCGAACCAAAGGAGCACGAGGGTAATCGTAAAACGGATTTCAACGTGGCCCTACCGAACTCGGTAGAGTATCATTTTCTCTACGACGATGGTGCTTCGTTGAAAAAAAGAAGACGAAGATACAGCGCCCacgaatttcaaattaatatagtTTTAAATGATCAAAATAACGACGAATGCGTTAAAGTATGGACAGCCACAGATTacgaagaaatatttaatataccgCCGAAATCGAAAAAGAAATTACCGAGTAGAAAGTCGCCCTTTAGGAACGAAAATCATCGTGAAATATTCGATCGAACGTCCGTCGATGCTTCAACCGTAACTAGTATACGCGCTAAACCACTCGCCACTTCGTCTCCTATCGACAAGCCGTTATTCTCGAAAACGAACAATCTTGCTGCCACTGTTACCTCCATAATCACTGCTACCGCTACTGCAATTACCACCATTACCGGTACcgtcaccaccaccaccaccaccaccgccaccgCTATTGCCACCACCACTATCATCACCGATACTGATATTACTGCTGGAACTTGTACGATCACCGAAAGAGACAAGATTATTCAACGTGAGAACGACAAGCGTGCGAAAATAGAAAAAACTCCAGAAATTATCAAAg ATGTCCCGATTGTAAAACATCAAAAGTCTATGTTTACGGATTCTAAAGAAAGTAAGCAG ATCGAGAAACGGCAACATCTAACCGATCCTCAGACATTATTGAATAACTTGGATTTAGATAAATTCTTAACGTCTGTACATGGACCAGCTTAA